The Channa argus isolate prfri chromosome 22, Channa argus male v1.0, whole genome shotgun sequence genome has a window encoding:
- the LOC137107653 gene encoding ras-related protein Rab-6A isoform X2: MSSAGDFGNPLRKFKLVFLGEQSVGKTSLITRFMYDSFDNTYQATIGIDFLSKTMYLEDRTIRLQLWDTAGQERFRSLIPSYIRDSAAAVVVYDITNVNSFQQTTKWIDDVRTERGSDVIIMLVGNKTDLADKRQVSIEEGERKAKELNVMFIETSAKAGYNVKQLFRRVAAALPGMDTTQDKSREDMIDIKLEKPPEQPASEGGCSC, encoded by the exons ATGTCTTCGGCCGGAGACTTCGGAAATCCTTTGAGAAAATTTAAATTGGTCTTTCTCGGAGAACAAAGTG tgggAAAGACTTCGCTGATCACCAGGTTCATGTACGACAGCTTCGACAACACTTACCAA GCCACAATAGGAATAGATTTCCTGTCAAAAACCATGTACCTTGAAGACAGAACT ATTCGGTTGCAGCTGTGGGACACAGCAGGGCAAGAGCGATTTCGTAGTCTGATCCCAAGTTACATTAGAGACTCTGCTGCGGCTGTCGTAGTGTATGACATCACAA ATGTTAACTCCTTCCAGCAAACCACAAAATGGATTGATGATGTGAGAACGGAGAGAGGAAGTGATGTCATTATCATGTTGGTGGGAAACAAGACAGACCTTGCAGACAAAAG GCAAGTATCTATTGAAGAGGGTGAGCGGAAAGCCAAAgaactaaatgtaatgtttattgAGACTAGTGCAAAAGCAGGCTACAATGTAAAGCAG CTTTTCCGACGTGTTGCAGCTGCCCTGCCTGGCATGGACACTACACAGGACAAGAGTAGAGAGGACA TGATTGACATTAAGCTTGAGAAGCCACCAGAGCAACCTGCAAGTGAAGGAGGCTGTTCTTGCTAA
- the LOC137107653 gene encoding ras-related protein Rab-6A isoform X1 — protein MSSAGDFGNPLRKFKLVFLGEQSVGKTSLITRFMYDSFDNTYQATIGIDFLSKTMYLEDRTIRLQLWDTAGQERFRSLIPSYIRDSAAAVVVYDITNVNSFQQTTKWIDDVRTERGSDVIIMLVGNKTDLADKRQITTEEGEQKAKEMNVLFIETSAKTGYNVKQLFRRVAAALPGMDTTQDKSREDMIDIKLEKPPEQPASEGGCSC, from the exons ATGTCTTCGGCCGGAGACTTCGGAAATCCTTTGAGAAAATTTAAATTGGTCTTTCTCGGAGAACAAAGTG tgggAAAGACTTCGCTGATCACCAGGTTCATGTACGACAGCTTCGACAACACTTACCAA GCCACAATAGGAATAGATTTCCTGTCAAAAACCATGTACCTTGAAGACAGAACT ATTCGGTTGCAGCTGTGGGACACAGCAGGGCAAGAGCGATTTCGTAGTCTGATCCCAAGTTACATTAGAGACTCTGCTGCGGCTGTCGTAGTGTATGACATCACAA ATGTTAACTCCTTCCAGCAAACCACAAAATGGATTGATGATGTGAGAACGGAGAGAGGAAGTGATGTCATTATCATGTTGGTGGGAAACAAGACAGACCTTGCAGACAAAAG ACAGATAACCACAGAGGAGGGAGAACAGAAAGCGAAAGAGATGAATGTTCTTTTTATTGAAACAAGTGCAAAGACAGGCTACAATGTCAAACAG CTTTTCCGACGTGTTGCAGCTGCCCTGCCTGGCATGGACACTACACAGGACAAGAGTAGAGAGGACA TGATTGACATTAAGCTTGAGAAGCCACCAGAGCAACCTGCAAGTGAAGGAGGCTGTTCTTGCTAA
- the LOC137107653 gene encoding ras-related protein Rab-6A isoform X3: MYDSFDNTYQATIGIDFLSKTMYLEDRTIRLQLWDTAGQERFRSLIPSYIRDSAAAVVVYDITNVNSFQQTTKWIDDVRTERGSDVIIMLVGNKTDLADKRQITTEEGEQKAKEMNVLFIETSAKTGYNVKQLFRRVAAALPGMDTTQDKSREDMIDIKLEKPPEQPASEGGCSC; the protein is encoded by the exons ATGTACGACAGCTTCGACAACACTTACCAA GCCACAATAGGAATAGATTTCCTGTCAAAAACCATGTACCTTGAAGACAGAACT ATTCGGTTGCAGCTGTGGGACACAGCAGGGCAAGAGCGATTTCGTAGTCTGATCCCAAGTTACATTAGAGACTCTGCTGCGGCTGTCGTAGTGTATGACATCACAA ATGTTAACTCCTTCCAGCAAACCACAAAATGGATTGATGATGTGAGAACGGAGAGAGGAAGTGATGTCATTATCATGTTGGTGGGAAACAAGACAGACCTTGCAGACAAAAG ACAGATAACCACAGAGGAGGGAGAACAGAAAGCGAAAGAGATGAATGTTCTTTTTATTGAAACAAGTGCAAAGACAGGCTACAATGTCAAACAG CTTTTCCGACGTGTTGCAGCTGCCCTGCCTGGCATGGACACTACACAGGACAAGAGTAGAGAGGACA TGATTGACATTAAGCTTGAGAAGCCACCAGAGCAACCTGCAAGTGAAGGAGGCTGTTCTTGCTAA
- the LOC137107650 gene encoding dicarboxylate carrier UCP2-like isoform X1 has product MVGLGPADVPPSAAVKFVGAGTAACIADLLTFPLDTAKVRLQIQGEGKAKASAGKGSALRYQGVYGTIITMVRTEGPRSLYNGLVAGLQRQMSFASVRIGLYDSVKQFYTKCSDRSDIGIGTRLLAGCTTGAMAVAFAQPTDVVKVRFQAQARSSAHARCYCSTIDAYKTIAKEEGIRGLWKGTAPNIARNAIVNCTELVTYDFIKDTLLKSTPMTDNLPCHLLSAFGAGLCTTVIASPVDVIKTRYMNSAPGQYSSVLDCAAAMMNKEGPLAFYKGFMPSFLRLGSWNVVMFVTYEQLKRAMMSANHNCTTILSSYLSVEEWEQAQQQELSSVVFTLHIKSHWMDHPGTSEGLSLLEDLVFSPLLVEGHQIEVVSHLYKSLPQKQSPERDLSRMYPTSRIFSRPLSRSKYYKL; this is encoded by the exons ATGGTTGGACTTGGACCTGCAGATGTTCCTCCGTCAGCAGCTGTTAAGTTTGTCGGAGCAGGAACTGCCGCCTGCATCGCTGACCTTCTCACCTTTCCCCTTGACACTGCCAAAGTGCGACTGCAG ATCCAAGGGGAGGGTAAAGCAAAAGCTAGTGCAGGGAAAGGTTCTGCATTGAGATACCAAGGAGTATATGGCACCATCATCACCATGGTGCGGACAGAGGGGCCCAGGAGTCTATACAATGGACTGGTGGCAGGACTACAGAGGCAGATGAGCTTTGCCTCTGTCCGAATTGGCCTCTACGACTCTGTAAAACAGTTCTACACCAAATGCTCTGATC GTTCAGATATTGGGATCGGTACTCGGCTACTTGCAGGATGCACCACTGGTGCCATGGCGGTCGCTTTTGCCCAGCCCACAGATGTGGTGAAAGTTCGCTTTCAAGCACAGGCCAGGTCCTCTGCACATGCTAGATGCTACTGTAGCACTATTGATGCCTACAAAACTATTGCCAAAGAAGAAGGCATTCGTGGACTGTGGAAAG GTACAGCTCCAAACATTGCACGTAATGCAATTGTTAACTGCACAGAACTGGTGACATATGATTTCATCAAGGATACACTTCTTAAATCCACTCCCATGACAG ACAATCTGCCCTGCCACCTTTTATCAGCCTTTGGTGCAGGGTTGTGCACAACAGTGATTGCATCTCCCGTTGATGTGATCAAGACAAGATATATGAACTCTGCTCCTGGCCAGTACAGCAGTGTCCTTGATTGTGCTGCTGCCATGATGAACAAAGAGGGACCCCTTGCCTTTTATAAGGG GTTTATGCCGTCCTTCTTACGTCTCGGCTCCTGGAATGTGGTGATGTTTGTAACATACGAGCAGCTGAAACGAGCCATGATGTCAGCAAATCACAACTGCACAACTATACT AAGCAGTTATTTGTCAGTAGAGGAATGGGAACAAGCACAACAACAAGAATTGAGTTCGGTTGTGTTCACTCTTCATATCAAATCACACTGGATGG ATCATCCAGGGACAAGTGAAGGTCTCTCTCTATTGGAGGATCTTGTGTTTTCACCACTCCTGGTTGAAGGCCACCAAATTGAAGTGGTATCTCATTTGTATAAAAGTCTGCCACAAAAGCAAAG ccCTGAgagagacctgtccaggatgtaccccacCTCTAGGATATTCTCCAGGCCCCTCTCCCGATCCAAATATTATAAGCTGTGA
- the LOC137107650 gene encoding dicarboxylate carrier UCP2-like isoform X2, with the protein MVGLGPADVPPSAAVKFVGAGTAACIADLLTFPLDTAKVRLQIQGEGKAKASAGKGSALRYQGVYGTIITMVRTEGPRSLYNGLVAGLQRQMSFASVRIGLYDSVKQFYTKCSDRSDIGIGTRLLAGCTTGAMAVAFAQPTDVVKVRFQAQARSSAHARCYCSTIDAYKTIAKEEGIRGLWKGTAPNIARNAIVNCTELVTYDFIKDTLLKSTPMTDNLPCHLLSAFGAGLCTTVIASPVDVIKTRYMNSAPGQYSSVLDCAAAMMNKEGPLAFYKGFMPSFLRLGSWNVVMFVTYEQLKRAMMSANHNCTTILSSYLSVEEWEQAQQQELSSVVFTLHIKSHWMDHPGTSEGLSLLEDLVFSPLLVEGHQIEVFFPPANGLSPPKNRLNVLSGFLW; encoded by the exons ATGGTTGGACTTGGACCTGCAGATGTTCCTCCGTCAGCAGCTGTTAAGTTTGTCGGAGCAGGAACTGCCGCCTGCATCGCTGACCTTCTCACCTTTCCCCTTGACACTGCCAAAGTGCGACTGCAG ATCCAAGGGGAGGGTAAAGCAAAAGCTAGTGCAGGGAAAGGTTCTGCATTGAGATACCAAGGAGTATATGGCACCATCATCACCATGGTGCGGACAGAGGGGCCCAGGAGTCTATACAATGGACTGGTGGCAGGACTACAGAGGCAGATGAGCTTTGCCTCTGTCCGAATTGGCCTCTACGACTCTGTAAAACAGTTCTACACCAAATGCTCTGATC GTTCAGATATTGGGATCGGTACTCGGCTACTTGCAGGATGCACCACTGGTGCCATGGCGGTCGCTTTTGCCCAGCCCACAGATGTGGTGAAAGTTCGCTTTCAAGCACAGGCCAGGTCCTCTGCACATGCTAGATGCTACTGTAGCACTATTGATGCCTACAAAACTATTGCCAAAGAAGAAGGCATTCGTGGACTGTGGAAAG GTACAGCTCCAAACATTGCACGTAATGCAATTGTTAACTGCACAGAACTGGTGACATATGATTTCATCAAGGATACACTTCTTAAATCCACTCCCATGACAG ACAATCTGCCCTGCCACCTTTTATCAGCCTTTGGTGCAGGGTTGTGCACAACAGTGATTGCATCTCCCGTTGATGTGATCAAGACAAGATATATGAACTCTGCTCCTGGCCAGTACAGCAGTGTCCTTGATTGTGCTGCTGCCATGATGAACAAAGAGGGACCCCTTGCCTTTTATAAGGG GTTTATGCCGTCCTTCTTACGTCTCGGCTCCTGGAATGTGGTGATGTTTGTAACATACGAGCAGCTGAAACGAGCCATGATGTCAGCAAATCACAACTGCACAACTATACT AAGCAGTTATTTGTCAGTAGAGGAATGGGAACAAGCACAACAACAAGAATTGAGTTCGGTTGTGTTCACTCTTCATATCAAATCACACTGGATGG ATCATCCAGGGACAAGTGAAGGTCTCTCTCTATTGGAGGATCTTGTGTTTTCACCACTCCTGGTTGAAGGCCACCAAATTGAAGTG tttttcccaCCTGCAAATGGGTTGTCACCTCCGAAAAACCGTCTGAATGTTTTGTCTGGATTCCTATGGTAG